A region from the Brachyspira pilosicoli genome encodes:
- a CDS encoding polyprenol monophosphomannose synthase: MKAIIIIPTYNEKDNIEKMINTVLALPEYIEILVVDDNSPDGTANIVEKYLDNNRVHLLKREKKEGLGPAYIAGFKHSFQYNPDYVIEMDADFSHDPNFVVKFVDRMEKENLDLVIGSRYCNGISVVNWPLRRLFLSYYGNRYASFILGSKIMDITGGFKCFRVSVLKTMNFDNILSAGYSFQIEMNYSFESTGKKVSEEPIIFYERRSGQSKMSKNIIAEALFRVIRLRFRNKSKYFNK; the protein is encoded by the coding sequence ATGAAAGCAATAATAATAATACCTACTTACAATGAAAAAGATAATATAGAGAAAATGATTAATACTGTATTGGCACTTCCAGAATATATAGAAATATTAGTAGTTGATGATAATAGCCCAGATGGTACAGCAAATATTGTTGAGAAATATTTAGATAACAACAGAGTTCATTTATTAAAAAGAGAAAAAAAAGAAGGACTTGGACCTGCTTATATAGCTGGGTTTAAACATTCTTTCCAGTATAATCCGGATTATGTTATAGAGATGGATGCTGATTTTTCTCATGACCCTAATTTTGTTGTTAAATTTGTTGATAGAATGGAAAAAGAGAATTTGGATTTAGTGATAGGTTCAAGATATTGTAATGGTATTAGTGTAGTTAATTGGCCTTTAAGAAGATTATTTTTATCATATTATGGAAACAGATATGCTTCATTTATATTAGGTTCAAAGATAATGGATATTACTGGCGGATTTAAATGCTTTAGAGTATCTGTATTAAAAACTATGAACTTCGACAATATTTTATCTGCTGGATATTCTTTCCAAATAGAGATGAATTATTCTTTTGAAAGCACTGGTAAAAAAGTATCAGAAGAGCCTATAATATTTTATGAAAGAAGAAGCGGTCAATCAAAAATGTCTAAAAACATAATAGCAGAAGCATTGTTTAGAGTGATTCGTTTAAGATTTAGAAATAAATCAAAATATTTTAATAAATAA
- the aroA gene encoding 3-phosphoshikimate 1-carboxyvinyltransferase, which translates to MSLVVKPSYDIYGSVYIQISKSDAHRALIAAALSKDISILKPWMKNVGDDIEVTKNAVSNFADLVPELDYLRVIPKKDNSINDIVVDVKESGTSLRLLIPIMSALNINTTFVGSKKLFSRPISVYEQIWQAQGLFFDKKEDSLTIKGQLKSGDFTIKGNISSQFISGLLFAAPLLEGNSKIIIEGELESSPYVFMTLKTLKEAKIEISKNMENSLIEIYGSQEYSALNYEIESDWSHAAFFAAAGALGGEVTLYGLNKYSIQGDKEILNILKFMGASINCNEDGSITVKKTGKLHAMDIDVSDIPDLAPIITALASTAKGTTKLYNASRLRYKESDRINDLKDSFTKIGAKIEVTDDEIYIEGVEKLEGGSTTSHNDHRIAMALSIASTVSNNDIVIDDAESINKSSFNFLEQFKSIGAKID; encoded by the coding sequence ATGTCTTTAGTAGTAAAACCTTCTTATGATATTTATGGTTCTGTATATATACAAATAAGTAAAAGTGATGCTCATAGGGCTTTAATAGCTGCTGCTCTTTCTAAAGATATAAGCATATTAAAACCTTGGATGAAAAATGTGGGTGATGATATAGAAGTAACAAAAAATGCTGTTTCTAATTTTGCAGATTTAGTTCCAGAGTTAGATTATTTGAGGGTAATTCCTAAAAAAGATAATTCTATTAATGATATAGTAGTGGATGTTAAAGAGTCTGGTACTAGTTTAAGGCTTCTTATTCCTATAATGTCAGCTCTTAATATCAATACAACTTTTGTTGGTTCAAAAAAATTATTTTCTAGACCTATATCAGTATATGAACAAATATGGCAAGCACAAGGTTTATTTTTTGATAAAAAAGAAGACTCTCTTACAATAAAAGGTCAATTAAAAAGCGGAGATTTTACAATAAAAGGCAATATTAGCAGTCAATTTATAAGCGGTTTATTGTTTGCTGCTCCTTTGCTTGAGGGTAATTCTAAAATTATAATTGAAGGCGAATTAGAATCATCTCCTTATGTATTTATGACATTAAAGACATTGAAAGAGGCTAAGATAGAAATATCAAAAAATATGGAAAACTCACTCATAGAAATATATGGCTCTCAAGAATATTCAGCTCTTAACTATGAAATAGAGTCCGATTGGTCTCATGCTGCTTTTTTTGCTGCTGCTGGTGCTTTGGGCGGAGAGGTTACTCTTTACGGATTAAATAAATATTCTATACAGGGTGATAAAGAGATACTAAATATATTAAAGTTTATGGGAGCTTCTATTAATTGTAATGAAGATGGTTCTATTACAGTTAAAAAAACAGGAAAACTTCATGCTATGGATATAGATGTATCAGATATACCAGATTTAGCTCCAATAATTACGGCATTAGCTTCTACTGCTAAAGGAACTACAAAACTATATAATGCAAGCCGTTTAAGATACAAAGAAAGCGATAGGATTAATGATTTAAAAGATAGTTTTACTAAAATAGGGGCAAAAATAGAAGTTACAGATGATGAAATCTATATAGAGGGTGTTGAAAAATTAGAAGGAGGAAGCACCACCTCTCATAATGATCATCGTATAGCTATGGCTTTAAGTATTGCTTCTACTGTATCTAATAATGATATTGTTATAGATGATGCTGAGTCTATTAATAAATCTTCTTTTAACTTTTTGGAACAGTTTAAAAGTATAGGTGCTAAAATAGATTAA